A part of Methanomassiliicoccaceae archaeon genomic DNA contains:
- a CDS encoding aspartate dehydrogenase — MRITIIGCGFIGSFLARTADSMSEVKRIYLYDTNRQAAEHVASMTKKGIVTDSVEEELYHCDLVIEAASQAAAKAFAPIVVERGVSVMLMSVGALVDDDFRNMVFQKASKTESCIYIPSGAVCGVDGLRAAREADMEYVELITTKAPKSLEDIPYVLEKGIVVDDLKEKTVIYTGTAREAVKLFPKNINVAATVSLFGIGFDKTKVTIVADPKITSNSHELRYKGVFGETVCHTYNVPSPENPRTSHLAALSAAHALRSLVKNVWIAL; from the coding sequence ATGCGTATTACAATAATAGGCTGCGGTTTCATCGGGTCCTTTCTCGCGAGAACCGCGGACAGCATGAGCGAGGTCAAGCGCATCTACCTTTACGATACGAACCGCCAGGCCGCCGAACATGTTGCATCCATGACCAAGAAAGGAATAGTAACGGACTCTGTCGAAGAAGAGCTATACCATTGCGACCTGGTGATCGAGGCGGCATCGCAGGCCGCCGCCAAAGCCTTCGCACCCATAGTGGTCGAAAGGGGAGTGAGCGTGATGCTCATGTCCGTAGGGGCGCTCGTGGACGACGATTTCAGGAACATGGTGTTCCAAAAAGCGTCTAAGACGGAGTCCTGCATATACATCCCCTCCGGGGCCGTATGCGGCGTGGACGGGCTTAGGGCCGCCAGGGAGGCCGACATGGAATACGTGGAACTTATAACCACGAAGGCGCCGAAGAGCCTGGAGGACATCCCGTACGTTCTTGAGAAGGGCATAGTCGTGGACGACCTGAAAGAGAAGACGGTGATCTACACCGGTACCGCCAGAGAGGCCGTCAAGCTCTTCCCGAAGAACATCAACGTCGCGGCGACCGTCAGCCTGTTCGGGATCGGTTTCGACAAGACGAAGGTCACGATCGTCGCAGACCCCAAGATCACAAGCAACTCCCACGAGCTCAGATATAAGGGGGTTTTCGGCGAGACGGTGTGCCACACATACAACGTGCCGTCCCCGGAGAATCCAAGGACCTCTCATCTGGCCGCACTTTCGGCGGCCCACGCACTGAGGAGTTTGGTCAAGAACGTATGGATAGCTCTCTGA
- a CDS encoding Xaa-Pro peptidase family protein — MFSSRAERLTGNAPDVDAIVILNGQDPFLDSTFWYLTEQLSGTFEGGIAVVRDGRLDVIVSSLEAECAKEGKGEIHEYRDREDRNNILKGLLDGCGNVGFNVHSAPYSSVEYVRKLTEAKVVDATRSINDTVSVKDEKEIEAIRRACKISSKVAGEIPSMLKADITEKDVAAMMDRRMRELGGEGNAFETIAAFGRNASMPHHSPTEQKLKKGDVALFDFGTKFNRYCSDMTRTVFFGEPKDVLKRAYTTVKEAQEAGFQCYRDGARAAEADIEARKVIDAGEFKGRMIHTFGHGIGMDVHEAISIYCKSEQVLKSGNVVSAEPGIYLPGVGGIRIEDTCLVKAGGAERLTSFDRELTIV; from the coding sequence ATGTTTTCTTCCAGGGCCGAGAGGCTTACAGGCAATGCGCCCGATGTTGATGCCATAGTCATTCTCAACGGGCAGGATCCGTTCCTCGACTCTACTTTCTGGTATCTGACAGAACAGCTTTCCGGCACCTTCGAGGGAGGTATCGCTGTAGTAAGGGACGGCAGACTGGACGTCATCGTAAGCTCCCTGGAGGCCGAGTGCGCCAAGGAAGGAAAGGGAGAGATACATGAGTACAGGGACCGGGAAGACCGCAATAACATTCTGAAGGGGCTCCTCGATGGTTGTGGAAACGTAGGTTTCAACGTGCACAGCGCGCCGTACTCGTCCGTAGAATATGTCAGAAAGCTCACGGAGGCAAAGGTGGTCGATGCTACCAGGAGCATAAACGATACGGTTTCCGTTAAAGATGAAAAGGAGATCGAGGCCATCCGTAGAGCATGTAAGATATCGTCCAAGGTGGCCGGGGAAATACCCAGCATGCTGAAGGCCGACATCACCGAGAAGGATGTCGCGGCCATGATGGACAGAAGGATGAGGGAGCTCGGCGGAGAGGGCAATGCCTTCGAGACTATCGCAGCGTTCGGGCGCAACGCATCGATGCCGCATCACTCGCCAACGGAACAAAAGCTCAAAAAGGGAGATGTGGCACTGTTCGATTTCGGCACCAAGTTCAACAGGTACTGCTCGGATATGACCCGTACCGTTTTCTTCGGCGAGCCGAAGGACGTGCTGAAGAGGGCATACACGACCGTCAAGGAGGCCCAGGAGGCAGGATTCCAATGCTACCGCGACGGAGCTAGGGCTGCCGAGGCCGACATCGAGGCCAGAAAGGTCATCGATGCCGGAGAGTTCAAGGGCAGGATGATCCATACGTTCGGGCACGGCATAGGGATGGACGTCCACGAGGCGATATCCATCTACTGCAAATCGGAGCAGGTCCTGAAGTCCGGGAACGTGGTATCCGCGGAGCCCGGAATTTATCTTCCGGGGGTCGGAGGCATACGCATAGAGGATACATGTCTCGTCAAGGCAGGCGGGGCCGAGCGGCTGACGTCGTTCGACCGCGAGCTCACCATAGTGTGA
- a CDS encoding cyclophilin-like fold protein, with protein MKVVTRSGEYYAELDDSDVSNAIWLSLPFKADINMMGGEIYFEMPIDARNSGSERITVLEKGDVAWWPAPGALCIFYGPTPLSGEDGRPVSPFPVIKIGHIEDCDGIEDSGDRQRVLLEYAF; from the coding sequence ATGAAGGTTGTCACAAGGAGCGGCGAGTACTATGCCGAACTGGATGACTCCGACGTCTCCAACGCCATCTGGCTTTCTTTACCTTTTAAGGCCGACATCAATATGATGGGCGGCGAGATCTACTTCGAGATGCCCATCGATGCCAGGAACTCCGGCTCGGAAAGGATCACCGTTCTCGAGAAGGGAGATGTGGCCTGGTGGCCCGCGCCCGGAGCGCTCTGCATTTTCTACGGTCCGACGCCGCTGAGCGGCGAGGACGGCAGACCTGTCTCCCCATTCCCGGTGATCAAAATAGGTCATATCGAGGACTGCGATGGGATCGAGGACTCGGGCGACAGGCAGCGTGTCCTTTTAGAATACGCGTTCTGA
- the ilvC gene encoding ketol-acid reductoisomerase, whose translation MKIYHDADVDIDVLKGKTVAVMGYGSQGRAQALCFRDSGLNVVIGLRKDGKSWNKAKEDGFKVVEFAEAAKTADVVMMLLPDEVQPKVYKQFVEPNIREGCALEFAHGFAIIYKTIVPPKNVDVIMMAPKAPGDKERDVFVEGFGVPALVCVHQDYTGNAKKIALALAKGLGSTRAGVFETTFEYETLTDLFGEQAVLCGGTTGLIKSGFKTLVDAGYPPEMAYFEVCHESKLIVDLINEGGFEKMWHVVSNTAEYGGLTKRDLVITKESENGMKKILDDIESGKFKDDWTAEWANDLKNLKAMEEKEKNLQIEITGREIRKLFEKKKKN comes from the coding sequence ATGAAGATTTACCACGATGCAGATGTGGACATTGATGTCCTTAAAGGAAAAACGGTCGCCGTTATGGGCTACGGATCCCAGGGGAGGGCTCAGGCCCTGTGCTTCAGGGACTCCGGCCTCAATGTCGTGATCGGACTCAGGAAGGACGGAAAATCATGGAACAAAGCGAAAGAGGACGGCTTCAAGGTCGTCGAATTCGCCGAGGCCGCCAAGACCGCGGACGTCGTCATGATGCTCTTGCCGGACGAAGTTCAGCCCAAGGTGTACAAGCAGTTCGTCGAACCCAACATCAGAGAAGGATGTGCACTGGAGTTCGCCCACGGTTTCGCCATAATCTATAAAACGATCGTTCCCCCGAAGAACGTCGACGTCATAATGATGGCTCCGAAGGCTCCCGGGGACAAAGAGAGGGACGTCTTCGTAGAAGGATTCGGAGTTCCCGCCCTTGTCTGCGTCCACCAGGACTACACGGGCAATGCGAAGAAAATCGCGCTGGCACTTGCGAAGGGACTCGGATCTACCCGCGCAGGCGTCTTCGAGACGACTTTTGAATACGAGACCCTTACCGACCTGTTCGGAGAGCAGGCAGTGCTCTGCGGAGGAACGACCGGTCTGATCAAGTCCGGATTCAAGACCCTGGTAGATGCAGGATATCCTCCCGAGATGGCATATTTCGAGGTCTGCCATGAGTCAAAGCTCATCGTCGACCTGATCAACGAGGGCGGTTTCGAGAAAATGTGGCACGTTGTTTCCAACACGGCCGAGTACGGAGGCCTCACAAAGAGGGACCTCGTCATAACCAAGGAATCCGAGAATGGAATGAAGAAGATCCTGGACGACATCGAGTCCGGGAAGTTCAAGGACGACTGGACGGCAGAGTGGGCGAACGACCTGAAGAACCTCAAGGCGATGGAAGAGAAGGAGAAGAACCTCCAGATCGAGATCACCGGCAGAGAGATCAGAAAGCTCTTCGAAAAGAAAAAGAAAAACTGA